In one window of Limnohabitans sp. MORI2 DNA:
- a CDS encoding LysR substrate-binding domain-containing protein, with product MTLTELKYIVAVAREKHFGRAADACFVSQPTLSVSIKKLEEELDVKLFERSANEVAVTPLGEEIIRQAQSVLEQAANIKEIAKRGKDPLAGPLKLGVIYTIGPYLLPSLVRQAISKTPQMPLMLQENFTVRLLEMLRTGEIDCAILAEPFPDTGLATAPLYDEPFMAAVPSNHALSTLKQVSANALKNETMLLLGNGHCFRDHVLEVCPEFARFSSNAEGIQKSFEGSSLETIKHMVAAGMGVTLVPRLSVPKEALDTQTKRKKNEDTYVRYLPIADDKGGEPPTRRVVLAWRRSFTRYEAIAALRNAIYACDLPGVTRMS from the coding sequence ATGACCCTCACTGAACTCAAATACATCGTGGCCGTTGCGCGTGAAAAGCACTTTGGCCGTGCGGCGGATGCCTGTTTTGTGTCGCAGCCCACGCTGTCGGTTTCGATCAAAAAGTTGGAAGAAGAGCTCGATGTCAAGTTGTTTGAGCGCAGCGCTAACGAAGTGGCGGTGACACCCCTGGGTGAGGAAATCATCCGTCAAGCGCAAAGCGTGTTGGAGCAAGCGGCCAATATCAAAGAAATTGCCAAGCGCGGCAAAGACCCGCTGGCTGGACCGTTGAAGCTGGGCGTGATTTACACCATTGGCCCTTATCTGCTGCCGAGTCTGGTGCGTCAAGCGATTTCTAAAACACCACAAATGCCGCTGATGCTGCAAGAAAACTTCACGGTGCGTTTGCTTGAAATGTTGCGCACGGGTGAGATTGATTGCGCCATCTTGGCCGAACCTTTTCCAGACACGGGCTTAGCCACGGCGCCTTTGTATGACGAGCCGTTCATGGCGGCCGTGCCGAGCAATCACGCTTTGTCAACGTTGAAGCAAGTCAGTGCGAACGCGTTGAAGAACGAAACCATGTTGTTGCTGGGCAATGGCCACTGCTTTCGTGACCATGTGTTGGAGGTGTGTCCCGAGTTCGCGCGTTTCTCAAGCAATGCCGAGGGCATTCAAAAGAGCTTTGAAGGTTCATCGTTGGAGACCATCAAGCACATGGTGGCGGCAGGCATGGGCGTGACGTTAGTGCCGCGTTTGAGCGTGCCCAAAGAAGCATTGGACACGCAGACCAAACGCAAAAAAAATGAAGACACGTACGTGCGCTATTTACCCATTGCGGACGACAAAGGTGGCGAGCCGCCGACGCGTCGCGTGGTGTTGGCGTGGCGTCGTAGTTTCACGCGCTACGAGGCGATTGCTGCGTTGCGCAATGCCATTTACGCTTGCGACTTGCCGGGCGTGACCCGTATGTCTTGA
- a CDS encoding UbiA family prenyltransferase: protein MRERLALYLDLIRWNRPAGWLLLLWPSLSALWVAANGWPGWHLLAVFVLGTILMRSAGCCINDVADRDFDRHVKRTAERPVTRGAVSVREALLVGALLALAAFGLVLTTNPATIVWSFAGLAVTLIYPYAKRYVSMPQAVLGVAFSFGIPLAFVAVGSADLGWQDINLQTLSDAVPLQAWGLMLFNLFWVLAYDTEYAMVDRDDDLRIGMKTSAITLGRHDISAIMAFYAVYLCGWYGLLESARLSWHWDLALSLAGLQAVWHFLLILDRSREGCFKAFRLNHWLGATVFAGIALGYALR from the coding sequence ATGCGTGAACGCTTGGCTTTGTATTTAGATTTGATTCGTTGGAACCGACCCGCGGGCTGGTTGTTGTTGCTGTGGCCTTCGCTCTCGGCGTTGTGGGTGGCGGCAAATGGTTGGCCAGGTTGGCATTTGCTGGCGGTGTTTGTGTTGGGCACCATCCTCATGCGCAGTGCCGGTTGCTGCATCAACGATGTGGCCGACCGTGACTTTGACCGGCACGTCAAACGCACGGCTGAACGCCCTGTGACGCGTGGTGCAGTGTCGGTGCGCGAGGCTTTGCTGGTGGGCGCCTTGCTGGCGCTGGCCGCTTTTGGCCTTGTGCTCACGACCAACCCCGCCACCATCGTGTGGTCGTTTGCGGGCTTGGCCGTGACCTTGATCTACCCCTACGCGAAACGCTATGTGTCGATGCCGCAAGCGGTGTTGGGCGTGGCGTTTAGTTTTGGCATTCCCTTGGCGTTTGTGGCGGTGGGCAGTGCCGACCTTGGGTGGCAAGACATCAACCTCCAAACGCTGAGCGATGCTGTGCCGCTACAAGCTTGGGGTCTGATGCTGTTCAATTTATTTTGGGTGTTGGCCTATGACACTGAGTACGCCATGGTCGATCGTGATGACGACCTGCGCATTGGCATGAAGACTTCGGCCATTACCTTGGGACGTCACGACATCTCGGCCATCATGGCGTTTTATGCCGTGTATTTGTGCGGCTGGTATGGGTTGCTAGAGTCCGCACGCTTGAGTTGGCATTGGGACTTGGCGTTGTCTTTGGCTGGTTTGCAAGCGGTGTGGCATTTCCTGCTCATCTTGGATCGCTCGCGCGAAGGGTGTTTCAAGGCGTTTCGCTTGAACCATTGGTTGGGTGCCACGGTGTTTGCGGGTATTGCCTTGGGCTACGCATTGCGCTGA
- the proC gene encoding pyrroline-5-carboxylate reductase produces the protein MSTPSNTPQTLAFIGGGNMASAIIGGLIKQGTPPNRILVVEPFEEARQRLQAQFGVRVLAVADQTLSEASLCIWAVKPQTFKEAADQTRSFCGHALHLSVAAGIRSDSIAQWLGTERVVRAMPNTPALVGLGQTGLFARDAVTAADKAWIEQVITTTGALLWVSEEPLLDAVTAISGSGPAYVFFFIEAMVEAGVKMGLTAEQATQLAIGTFEGASQLAKSANEPPSVLRERVTSKGGTTYAALTSMQNANMGPLFQVALQAAQQRAHELGDEFGR, from the coding sequence ATGTCTACACCCTCCAACACCCCTCAAACCCTTGCATTCATTGGCGGCGGCAATATGGCCAGCGCCATTATTGGTGGTCTGATCAAGCAAGGCACGCCCCCTAACCGCATCTTGGTAGTTGAGCCCTTTGAAGAAGCGCGTCAACGCCTTCAGGCCCAATTCGGCGTACGCGTACTGGCCGTAGCTGACCAGACCTTGTCTGAAGCTAGCTTGTGCATTTGGGCCGTCAAACCCCAAACATTCAAAGAAGCCGCAGACCAAACTCGCTCTTTTTGCGGTCACGCCCTGCACCTCAGCGTCGCAGCCGGCATCCGCAGTGACAGCATTGCCCAATGGTTGGGCACCGAGCGCGTGGTTCGAGCCATGCCCAACACACCCGCACTTGTTGGCTTGGGGCAAACAGGCCTGTTTGCCCGCGACGCTGTCACGGCTGCCGACAAGGCGTGGATTGAGCAAGTTATCACCACCACGGGCGCATTGCTGTGGGTCAGTGAGGAGCCCCTGCTTGATGCGGTAACCGCCATCTCCGGCTCAGGCCCTGCTTATGTGTTCTTTTTTATAGAAGCCATGGTTGAGGCTGGCGTCAAGATGGGGCTCACCGCCGAGCAAGCCACACAACTGGCGATTGGCACCTTTGAAGGCGCATCGCAACTGGCCAAGTCTGCCAACGAACCCCCGTCTGTGCTGCGCGAACGTGTGACCTCCAAGGGCGGCACCACCTATGCGGCCCTCACATCGATGCAAAACGCGAACATGGGCCCTCTGTTTCAAGTCGCCTTACAGGCCGCACAACAGCGCGCGCACGAGCTCGGCGATGAATTTGGTCGTTAA
- the rplN gene encoding 50S ribosomal protein L14 encodes MIQTESRLDVADNTGAKSVLCIKVLGGSKRRYASVGDIIKVSVKEAAPRGRVKKGEVYSAVVVRTAKGIRRGDGSLVKFDGNAAVLLNAKLEPIGTRIFGPVTRELRTEKFMKIVSLAPEVL; translated from the coding sequence ATGATCCAAACTGAATCTCGGTTAGATGTCGCTGACAACACCGGCGCGAAGTCCGTTCTGTGCATTAAGGTGCTCGGCGGTTCAAAGCGTCGCTATGCAAGCGTTGGTGACATCATCAAGGTGAGCGTGAAAGAAGCTGCTCCGCGCGGCCGCGTCAAAAAAGGCGAGGTGTATAGCGCTGTTGTGGTCCGTACTGCCAAAGGCATCCGCCGCGGCGACGGTTCGCTCGTTAAATTCGATGGCAACGCAGCTGTGTTGCTCAATGCAAAGTTGGAGCCTATCGGCACCCGTATCTTCGGCCCAGTGACGCGCGAGTTGCGCACTGAGAAGTTTATGAAGATCGTGTCATTGGCTCCTGAAGTTCTGTAA
- the rplX gene encoding 50S ribosomal protein L24 yields MNKIRKGDQVIVLTGRDKGKRGVVSLRKDDSHLVVDGINLVKKHTKPNPMAGTQGGIVEKAMPIHQSNVAIFNAATGKGDRVGIKVLADGSKVRVFKSSGEEIKAA; encoded by the coding sequence ATGAACAAGATTCGCAAAGGCGACCAAGTCATCGTCCTTACTGGGCGTGACAAAGGTAAGCGTGGCGTTGTGTCGCTGCGCAAGGATGACAGCCACTTGGTGGTCGATGGCATTAACTTGGTGAAAAAACACACCAAGCCAAACCCAATGGCTGGTACTCAAGGTGGCATCGTTGAAAAAGCAATGCCAATTCATCAGTCCAACGTGGCCATTTTCAATGCTGCCACTGGTAAGGGTGATCGTGTTGGCATCAAGGTTCTGGCAGACGGCAGCAAAGTGCGCGTCTTCAAGTCCAGCGGCGAAGAAATCAAGGCGGCATAA
- the rplE gene encoding 50S ribosomal protein L5, whose protein sequence is MARLQQHYREKVAPELTAKFGYTSPMQVPRLTKITLNMGVSEAVADKKVMDNAVNDLTKIAGQKPVVTKAKKAIAGFKIREGQPIGCMVTLRGVQMYEFLDRFVTVALPRVRDFRGISARAFDGRGNYNIGVKEQIIFPEIEYDKVDALRGLNISITTTAKTDEECRALLAGFRFPFKTEVARG, encoded by the coding sequence ATGGCACGACTGCAACAACACTACCGTGAAAAAGTGGCTCCTGAGTTGACCGCTAAGTTCGGTTACACATCGCCCATGCAAGTTCCACGTTTGACCAAAATCACGTTGAACATGGGTGTGAGCGAAGCTGTCGCTGACAAAAAAGTCATGGACAACGCCGTGAACGACTTGACCAAAATCGCAGGCCAGAAGCCTGTGGTGACCAAGGCTAAAAAAGCGATCGCGGGTTTCAAAATCCGTGAAGGCCAGCCTATCGGTTGCATGGTGACTTTGCGTGGCGTTCAGATGTATGAATTCCTGGATCGTTTCGTGACCGTGGCTTTGCCTCGCGTGCGTGACTTCCGTGGTATCTCTGCTCGCGCTTTCGATGGCCGTGGTAACTACAACATCGGCGTGAAAGAGCAAATCATTTTCCCTGAGATCGAGTACGACAAGGTTGACGCTTTGCGTGGCTTGAACATCAGCATCACCACAACGGCTAAGACTGACGAAGAGTGCCGCGCACTCTTGGCTGGTTTCCGTTTCCCATTCAAGACAGAGGTGGCACGTGGCTAA
- the rpsN gene encoding 30S ribosomal protein S14, protein MAKQALIERELKRDRLVAKYAAKHAELKAIANDAKRSDEERAAARLGLQKLPRNANPTRQRNRCAITGRPRGTFRQFGLGRAKIRELAFQGNIPGITKASW, encoded by the coding sequence GTGGCTAAACAAGCATTGATCGAGCGCGAGCTCAAGCGTGACCGTTTGGTTGCAAAGTACGCTGCGAAGCACGCTGAGTTGAAGGCAATTGCCAACGACGCCAAGCGTAGCGACGAAGAGCGCGCTGCCGCCCGTTTGGGTTTGCAAAAGTTGCCACGCAACGCCAACCCAACACGTCAACGTAACCGTTGTGCCATCACTGGTCGTCCACGTGGTACGTTCCGCCAATTCGGCCTTGGCCGCGCCAAGATCCGTGAACTCGCCTTCCAAGGCAACATTCCCGGCATCACCAAAGCCAGCTGGTAA
- the rpsH gene encoding 30S ribosomal protein S8, whose translation MSMSDPIADLLTRIRNAQMVAKPTVMVPSSKVKIAIAQVLKDEGYIDGFQIKKDAGKTELEISLKYYAGRPVIERIERVSRPGLRVYKGCGAIPQVMNGMGVAIVTTPKGVMTDRKARATGVGGEVLCYVA comes from the coding sequence ATGAGCATGAGTGATCCAATCGCCGACTTGCTGACTCGTATCCGCAATGCGCAAATGGTGGCTAAGCCCACTGTGATGGTGCCTTCTTCTAAAGTGAAGATCGCCATTGCGCAAGTGTTGAAAGACGAAGGCTACATCGACGGTTTTCAAATTAAAAAAGACGCTGGCAAGACTGAGCTTGAGATTTCTCTCAAGTACTACGCAGGTCGTCCAGTGATCGAACGCATTGAGCGTGTGAGCCGTCCTGGCTTGCGCGTTTACAAAGGCTGCGGCGCTATCCCCCAAGTCATGAATGGCATGGGCGTGGCAATCGTTACCACACCCAAAGGTGTGATGACTGACCGTAAAGCACGCGCAACCGGTGTCGGTGGCGAAGTGTTGTGCTACGTCGCTTAA
- the rplF gene encoding 50S ribosomal protein L6 — MSRVGKTPVTVPQGVDVSINSAQISVKGSGGTLSVAAHALVKVVNEAGQVTFTPVDDSREANAMSGTLRQLVNNMVTGVTKGFEKKLTLVGVGYKAAAQGSKLNLAVGFSHPVNKDMPEGIKVETPAPTEIIIKGADRQRVGQVAAEIRAIRPPEPYKGKGIRYSDEKITIKETKKK, encoded by the coding sequence ATGTCCCGAGTAGGAAAAACGCCTGTGACCGTCCCCCAAGGTGTGGACGTGTCTATCAATAGCGCCCAAATCAGTGTCAAAGGTTCCGGCGGTACGCTGTCGGTGGCTGCCCATGCATTGGTGAAGGTTGTCAACGAAGCTGGTCAAGTGACTTTCACGCCAGTGGATGACTCTCGCGAAGCCAACGCCATGAGCGGTACTTTGCGTCAATTGGTCAACAACATGGTGACCGGTGTGACCAAAGGCTTCGAGAAGAAGTTGACTTTGGTGGGTGTGGGTTACAAAGCTGCTGCACAAGGTTCTAAATTGAACTTGGCAGTGGGTTTCTCTCACCCCGTCAACAAAGACATGCCTGAAGGTATCAAGGTTGAGACACCCGCTCCAACTGAGATCATCATCAAAGGTGCTGACCGCCAACGTGTGGGTCAGGTGGCCGCTGAGATTCGTGCAATTCGTCCCCCAGAGCCTTACAAAGGCAAGGGCATCCGTTATTCGGATGAGAAGATCACGATCAAAGAGACCAAGAAGAAATAA
- the rplR gene encoding 50S ribosomal protein L18, translated as MLNKKEQRLRRARQTRIRIANQGVARLMVNRTNLHIYATVVSACGTKVVATASTAEADVRKQLGATGKGGNVNAAQVIGKLIAEKSKKAGVEKVAFDRSGFAYHGRVKALADAAREAGLQF; from the coding sequence ATGTTGAACAAAAAAGAGCAGCGTCTCCGTCGTGCACGTCAAACTCGCATCCGCATTGCCAACCAAGGCGTGGCGCGTTTGATGGTCAACCGTACCAACTTGCACATCTACGCGACTGTGGTTTCCGCTTGCGGTACCAAGGTGGTGGCTACAGCTTCGACAGCCGAAGCCGATGTGCGCAAGCAACTCGGCGCAACTGGCAAAGGCGGCAACGTCAATGCAGCGCAAGTGATCGGCAAGTTGATTGCTGAGAAATCTAAAAAAGCTGGCGTTGAAAAAGTGGCGTTTGACCGTTCAGGTTTCGCATACCACGGTCGTGTCAAGGCTTTGGCCGACGCAGCCCGCGAAGCTGGCTTGCAGTTCTAA
- the rpsE gene encoding 30S ribosomal protein S5: MAKFQAKAQGDGPEDGLREKMIAVNRVTKVVKGGRILGFAALTVVGDGDGRVGMGKGKSKEVPAAVQKAMEEARRNMTKVTLKNGTIHHTVHGRHGAANVMMIPAPKGTGIIAGGPMRAVFEVMGITDIVAKSHGTSNPYNMVRATLDALNNSTTPAEVAAKRGKNIEEIFA; this comes from the coding sequence ATGGCTAAATTTCAAGCTAAAGCGCAGGGTGACGGTCCAGAAGACGGACTCCGCGAAAAAATGATCGCGGTCAACCGCGTTACCAAAGTGGTTAAGGGCGGCCGTATTCTCGGTTTCGCAGCTTTGACTGTGGTGGGTGACGGCGATGGCCGCGTGGGCATGGGCAAAGGCAAGTCGAAAGAAGTGCCAGCAGCTGTTCAAAAAGCGATGGAAGAAGCCCGTCGCAACATGACTAAAGTTACTTTGAAAAACGGCACGATTCACCACACGGTGCACGGTCGTCACGGTGCTGCCAACGTCATGATGATTCCTGCACCTAAGGGTACCGGCATCATCGCAGGCGGCCCTATGCGCGCTGTTTTCGAAGTGATGGGCATCACAGACATCGTGGCCAAGAGCCACGGCACATCGAACCCTTACAACATGGTTCGTGCAACGTTGGATGCTTTGAACAATTCAACTACGCCTGCAGAAGTTGCTGCTAAGCGTGGCAAGAATATCGAAGAAATCTTCGCCTAA
- the rpmD gene encoding 50S ribosomal protein L30 — protein MSTPQTVKIQLVRSPIGTKESHRATVRGLGLRKLNSVSELQDTPAVRGMINKISYLVKVL, from the coding sequence ATGAGCACCCCTCAAACTGTCAAGATCCAATTGGTGCGTAGCCCAATTGGCACAAAAGAATCGCACCGCGCCACCGTTCGTGGCTTGGGCTTGCGCAAACTGAATTCTGTGAGCGAGTTGCAAGACACGCCTGCAGTGCGCGGCATGATTAACAAGATCAGCTATCTGGTCAAAGTGCTGTAA
- the rplO gene encoding 50S ribosomal protein L15 — protein MELNNITHAPGAKHAKRRVGRGIGSGLGKTAGRGHKGQKSRSGGYHKVGFEGGQMPLQRRLPKRGFKSAALKYNDEVTLADLQQLGAPEVDMLTLKAAGLVASIARVVKVVKTGELTKAVKLNGIGATAGAKAAIEAAGGSVA, from the coding sequence ATGGAACTCAATAACATCACCCACGCACCTGGCGCAAAACACGCCAAGCGTCGCGTTGGTCGCGGTATTGGCTCTGGCTTGGGTAAGACTGCTGGTCGCGGTCACAAAGGTCAAAAGTCACGTTCTGGCGGCTACCACAAGGTTGGTTTCGAAGGCGGTCAAATGCCTTTGCAACGCCGTTTGCCCAAGCGCGGCTTTAAGTCTGCTGCTTTGAAGTACAACGACGAAGTGACCTTAGCTGACTTGCAACAACTCGGCGCACCCGAAGTCGATATGTTGACATTGAAGGCCGCAGGCCTCGTGGCATCTATCGCTCGCGTGGTCAAAGTTGTGAAGACTGGCGAATTGACAAAAGCTGTCAAGCTCAATGGCATCGGCGCAACTGCCGGCGCTAAAGCTGCGATCGAAGCCGCTGGCGGCTCTGTCGCTTAA
- the secY gene encoding preprotein translocase subunit SecY, producing MATKPTTIGNTDKFGDLRRRLVFLLLALVVYRVGAHIPVPGINPEQLQQLFKGQQGGILSLFNMFSGGALSRFTVFALGIMPYISASIIMQLLTYVLPSLEQLKKEGEAGRRKITQYTRFGTLGLALFQSMGIALALEASAGLVNVPGFGFRMTAMVSLTAGTMFLMWLGEQITERGLGNGISILIFAGIAAGLPGSIGGLLELVRTGAMSILAAIIIVIVVALVTYFVVFVERGQRKILVNYARRQVGNKVYGGQSSHLPLKLNMAGVIPPIFASSIILLPATVVSWFSSGDSMRWLKDISAALAPGQPVYVMLYAAAIVFFCFFYTALVFNSRETADNLKKSGAFVPGIRPGDHTAKYIDKILVRLTLAGAVYITFVCLLPEFLILKYNVPFYFGGTSLLIIVVVTMDFMAQVQNYMMSQQYESLLKKASFKTTL from the coding sequence GTGGCTACTAAACCTACAACGATTGGCAACACCGACAAGTTCGGCGACCTGCGTCGCCGTCTGGTCTTCTTGCTGCTCGCCTTGGTGGTGTACCGCGTGGGTGCGCATATTCCAGTGCCCGGCATCAACCCTGAGCAATTGCAGCAATTGTTCAAGGGTCAGCAGGGCGGCATTTTGAGCTTGTTCAATATGTTCTCCGGTGGCGCGTTGTCACGCTTCACGGTGTTCGCATTGGGCATCATGCCTTACATCTCTGCATCGATCATCATGCAGCTGCTCACCTATGTGTTGCCCTCCTTGGAGCAACTCAAGAAAGAGGGCGAAGCAGGTCGTCGCAAGATCACTCAATACACACGTTTTGGCACGTTGGGCTTGGCTTTGTTCCAGTCCATGGGTATTGCCTTGGCGTTGGAAGCATCAGCCGGTTTGGTCAATGTGCCAGGCTTTGGTTTCCGCATGACAGCCATGGTTAGCTTGACCGCTGGCACCATGTTCCTGATGTGGTTAGGTGAACAAATCACTGAGCGTGGTTTGGGTAACGGTATCTCTATTCTGATTTTTGCTGGTATCGCAGCAGGCTTGCCCGGTTCTATCGGTGGTTTGCTTGAATTGGTGCGTACTGGCGCGATGAGCATTTTGGCTGCCATCATCATCGTGATCGTTGTGGCTTTGGTCACTTACTTCGTGGTGTTCGTGGAGCGCGGTCAACGCAAAATCTTGGTGAACTACGCGCGTCGCCAAGTGGGTAACAAGGTGTATGGCGGTCAATCGTCTCACTTGCCCTTGAAGTTGAACATGGCTGGCGTCATTCCTCCCATCTTCGCTTCGTCCATCATTCTCTTGCCCGCAACTGTGGTGAGCTGGTTCAGCTCTGGTGACAGCATGCGTTGGCTCAAGGATATTTCTGCAGCACTTGCACCCGGACAGCCTGTCTATGTGATGTTGTATGCAGCTGCGATTGTGTTTTTCTGCTTCTTTTACACCGCCTTGGTCTTCAACAGCCGAGAAACAGCGGATAATCTGAAGAAGAGCGGTGCATTTGTTCCCGGCATCCGTCCCGGTGATCACACCGCCAAATACATCGACAAAATTTTGGTTCGACTCACGCTTGCGGGCGCTGTCTACATCACCTTTGTGTGCTTGTTGCCTGAGTTCTTGATCTTGAAATACAACGTGCCTTTCTACTTCGGTGGTACATCGTTGCTGATCATTGTGGTGGTTACTATGGACTTCATGGCCCAAGTGCAAAACTACATGATGAGCCAGCAGTACGAATCGTTGCTGAAAAAGGCAAGTTTCAAAACAACGCTCTAA
- the rpmJ gene encoding 50S ribosomal protein L36 has product MRVSASVKKICRNCKIIRRKGVVRVICTDPRHKQRQG; this is encoded by the coding sequence ATGAGAGTTTCGGCTTCGGTCAAAAAAATTTGCCGCAACTGCAAAATCATCCGTCGCAAGGGTGTGGTTCGCGTGATCTGTACAGATCCCCGCCACAAACAGCGTCAAGGTTGA
- the rpsM gene encoding 30S ribosomal protein S13: protein MARIAGINIPPHKHAEIGLTSIFGIGRTRARKICEACGIDYAKKIKDLTDSDLEKIRDEIAAFTIEGDLRRETTMNIKRLMDIGCYRGFRHRRGLPMRGQRTRTNARTRKGPRKAAQSLKK from the coding sequence ATGGCACGTATCGCTGGCATTAATATTCCGCCGCACAAACACGCTGAAATCGGTTTGACATCGATTTTTGGTATTGGTCGCACACGCGCTCGCAAAATTTGCGAAGCATGTGGCATTGATTACGCAAAGAAGATCAAAGATCTGACCGACTCGGATTTGGAAAAAATCCGTGACGAGATCGCAGCCTTCACGATTGAAGGTGACTTGCGTCGCGAAACAACAATGAACATCAAGCGTTTGATGGACATTGGTTGCTACCGCGGCTTCCGTCACCGTCGTGGTCTGCCTATGCGTGGCCAACGTACGCGTACCAACGCTCGTACACGCAAGGGTCCGCGTAAAGCAGCCCAGTCGTTGAAGAAATAA
- the rpsK gene encoding 30S ribosomal protein S11, with amino-acid sequence MAKSPSGAASRVRKKVRKNIADGIAHVHASFNNTIITITDRQGNALSWASSGGQGFKGSRKSTPFAAQVASEVAGRAAVDQGIKNLDVEIKGPGPGRESSVRALAALGIRINSIADVTPVPHNGCRPQKRRRI; translated from the coding sequence ATGGCTAAATCTCCAAGCGGCGCAGCTTCACGCGTACGTAAAAAGGTTCGTAAGAACATTGCTGACGGCATCGCGCACGTGCACGCGTCGTTCAACAACACCATCATCACCATCACTGACCGCCAAGGCAATGCATTGTCTTGGGCTTCGTCAGGTGGTCAAGGTTTCAAGGGCTCACGCAAGTCCACACCTTTCGCAGCTCAAGTGGCTTCGGAAGTTGCTGGCCGCGCTGCCGTTGATCAAGGCATCAAGAACCTCGATGTCGAAATCAAAGGCCCAGGTCCTGGCCGTGAATCTTCAGTGCGCGCTTTGGCCGCATTGGGCATTCGCATCAACTCGATCGCTGACGTGACACCCGTGCCGCACAACGGCTGCCGTCCACAAAAGCGTCGTCGTATCTAA
- the rpsD gene encoding 30S ribosomal protein S4 yields the protein MARYLGPKAKLSRREGTDLFLKSARRSIADKSKFDTKPGQHGRTSGQRTSDFGLQLREKQKVKRMYGVLERQFRRYFAAADRQKGNTGANLLTILETRLDNVVYRMGFGSTRAEARQLVSHKAITVNGQQVNIASYLVKAGDVVAVREKSKKQGRVLEALELAKQVGMPAWVEVNADKAEGVFKKTPDRDEFAADINESLIVELYSR from the coding sequence GTGGCACGTTACCTCGGCCCCAAGGCCAAACTCTCTCGCCGTGAAGGCACTGACTTGTTCTTGAAGAGCGCACGCCGCTCGATCGCAGACAAGTCTAAATTCGACACCAAGCCAGGCCAACACGGCCGCACTTCAGGTCAGCGCACGTCTGACTTCGGCTTGCAATTGCGCGAAAAACAAAAAGTCAAACGCATGTACGGTGTGTTGGAGCGTCAGTTCCGCCGTTACTTCGCAGCCGCTGACCGTCAAAAGGGCAATACAGGCGCTAACTTGTTGACCATCTTGGAAACACGTTTGGACAACGTTGTGTACCGCATGGGTTTCGGCTCTACACGTGCTGAAGCACGTCAGTTGGTGTCACACAAAGCCATCACTGTGAACGGTCAACAAGTCAACATCGCTTCTTACTTGGTGAAAGCCGGTGATGTGGTGGCTGTGCGTGAAAAGTCTAAAAAGCAAGGCCGCGTTTTAGAAGCTTTGGAATTGGCTAAACAAGTGGGCATGCCTGCTTGGGTGGAAGTCAATGCAGACAAAGCTGAAGGCGTGTTCAAGAAGACGCCAGACCGCGACGAATTCGCTGCAGACATCAACGAATCGCTGATCGTCGAACTTTACTCGCGTTAA